Proteins encoded together in one Impatiens glandulifera chromosome 1, dImpGla2.1, whole genome shotgun sequence window:
- the LOC124935805 gene encoding protein HEADING DATE 3A-like has translation MRRDTNPLVVGRVVGDVLDPFVRSIDLRVTYNAREVTNGCEFRPSQIINQPRVDIGGQDLWTFFTLVMVDPDAPSPSNPTLREYLHWLVTDIPATTGVSFGQEMVCYESPHPTMGIHRFAFILFQQLGRHTVYAPGWRQNFNTRDFAELYNLGLPVAAVYFNCQRESGSGGRRV, from the exons ATGCGAAGGGACACCAATCCTCTTGTTGTTGGGAGAGTTGTGGGCGATGTGTTGGACCCTTTTGTTAGGTCCATCGATCTTCGTGTTACTTATAACGCGAGGGAAGTCACAAATGGGTGTGAGTTTAGACCCTCCCAAATTATCAACCAGCCTAGGGTTGACATTGGTGGTCAAGATCTTTGGACTTTTTTCACTCTC GTTATGGTGGATCCTGATGCTCCTAGCCCAAGCAACCCAACCCTTAGGGAGTACTTGCATTG GTTGGTCACTGATATCCCAGCTACCACAGGAGTGAGTTTCG GACAAGAGATGGTTTGTTATGAGAGTCCACACCCGACAATGGGAATCCATCGTTTCGCATTCATACTTTTCCAGCAGCTCGGAAGGCACACAGTTTACGCTCCTGGATGGCGCCAAAACTTCAACACTCGAGATTTTGCTGAGCTCTACAATCTCGGTCTCCCTGTAGCCGCAGTTTACTTCAACTGCCAGAGGGAAAGTGGATCTGGTGGCCGAAGGGTGTGA